A genomic stretch from Terriglobales bacterium includes:
- a CDS encoding glycoside hydrolase family 3 C-terminal domain-containing protein: MRAFRMFVFHTLVAVLAVGSAAVWAQDPEARARDLVNRMTLDEKIQELHGLREPGHFRYVPGIPRLGIPAFQITNGPAGAGPGGTRPQAKATALPSPISLASTWDPELANLNGVIIGAESRDLGSALVEAPTINIARVPQNGRTFEGYGEDPYLAGQISVNNIIGMQSQGVIANVKHYAANNQETNRFHVNEEVDERTLREIYLPAFEASVKQGHVDSLMCAYPRVNGTYCCENDVLLNQILRKEWGFEGFITSDFGAVHSTVASAMAGLDLEMPNGKYFADDLKSAVQSGQVPVSVIDDKLIRRFRTMMRVGVFDHPPTVKDLPAQPNGATARRLAEQGMVLLKNEGGVLPLNASRIKSIAVIGPAAVKAVTGGGGSSHVVPLYSVDPVDGIKNRVGEKVTVNFIDGSDISQALFVAGASDAVVLMVGDMITEGFDHPISLSGNQDQLVQAIAAANPHTVVVIKSGGAILMPWVGQVAAVLEAWYPGEEDGNAVADVLFGDYNPSGKLPITFPKNLEDVPANTPEQYPGSGPVAPYIEGYEYDLQKKAAPGIGGVAHYSEGVFVGYRHYDAKGITPLFPFGHGLSYTSFSYKDLKVSPNVISLDGKHEPTVSVDLTVTNTGSLEGAEVVQLYLGLPSTNVVPQPPKQLKGFQKVMLKPGKAAHVHLVLEPRALSYWDVKSHSWTIAPGAYQIMLGSSSRDIRLQGQFNLKSKAGE, from the coding sequence ATGAGGGCGTTTCGCATGTTTGTGTTTCATACTCTGGTGGCCGTGCTGGCCGTTGGGAGTGCAGCAGTTTGGGCGCAAGACCCGGAGGCGCGCGCGCGCGACCTTGTCAACCGCATGACTTTGGACGAAAAGATCCAGGAACTGCACGGCCTCCGAGAGCCCGGTCACTTTCGTTATGTTCCGGGAATCCCGCGGCTGGGCATTCCGGCTTTCCAGATCACCAACGGTCCAGCCGGGGCCGGACCTGGCGGCACGCGTCCTCAGGCGAAAGCCACGGCGCTTCCGTCTCCCATCTCGCTGGCGTCCACGTGGGACCCCGAACTAGCCAATCTTAACGGCGTGATTATCGGTGCCGAGTCCAGAGATCTGGGTAGTGCATTGGTCGAAGCGCCGACGATTAACATCGCGCGCGTGCCGCAGAACGGACGGACCTTCGAAGGTTACGGGGAAGATCCCTATCTCGCTGGTCAAATTTCCGTGAACAATATTATAGGTATGCAGAGCCAGGGAGTGATTGCCAACGTCAAGCACTACGCCGCCAACAACCAGGAGACAAATCGCTTTCACGTCAACGAAGAAGTCGACGAGCGCACGCTGCGTGAAATTTACCTACCCGCATTTGAAGCTTCGGTCAAGCAAGGACATGTTGACTCGCTCATGTGCGCCTATCCCCGGGTCAACGGTACGTACTGTTGTGAAAATGACGTGCTGCTGAATCAGATTCTCAGGAAGGAGTGGGGGTTTGAAGGGTTTATCACCTCCGACTTCGGTGCTGTTCACAGCACGGTAGCTTCCGCCATGGCCGGACTCGACCTGGAAATGCCCAACGGGAAATATTTCGCCGATGACCTGAAATCTGCGGTGCAGTCAGGACAGGTGCCGGTCTCCGTGATTGACGACAAATTGATCCGCCGCTTCCGGACCATGATGCGTGTTGGTGTCTTCGATCATCCGCCGACGGTGAAGGATCTCCCGGCGCAACCCAACGGCGCCACGGCCCGGCGTCTCGCCGAACAGGGTATGGTGCTGCTGAAGAATGAGGGAGGAGTGCTTCCACTCAATGCCTCGCGCATCAAGTCCATTGCCGTGATCGGGCCGGCAGCCGTGAAGGCTGTAACCGGCGGTGGTGGCAGCTCACATGTTGTCCCGCTCTACAGCGTCGATCCCGTAGATGGCATCAAGAACCGGGTCGGTGAAAAAGTTACCGTCAACTTTATTGATGGCAGTGATATCTCTCAGGCGCTCTTCGTGGCCGGCGCTTCTGACGCGGTTGTGCTGATGGTAGGCGATATGATCACTGAAGGATTTGACCACCCAATCTCGTTGAGTGGAAATCAGGACCAGTTGGTGCAGGCCATCGCTGCCGCGAATCCGCATACCGTTGTCGTTATCAAGAGTGGAGGAGCCATTCTGATGCCTTGGGTAGGCCAGGTGGCCGCCGTCCTGGAAGCATGGTATCCCGGTGAGGAAGACGGCAACGCCGTGGCAGACGTGCTTTTTGGAGATTACAATCCCTCTGGCAAACTTCCCATCACCTTTCCGAAAAATCTGGAAGATGTTCCGGCCAACACGCCGGAGCAATACCCGGGATCGGGGCCGGTCGCACCCTACATTGAAGGATATGAATATGACCTGCAGAAGAAGGCGGCTCCCGGCATCGGCGGCGTCGCTCACTACTCTGAAGGAGTCTTTGTCGGTTACCGCCATTACGATGCCAAGGGGATTACTCCTCTCTTTCCCTTCGGCCACGGCCTCTCCTACACCAGTTTTTCCTACAAGGATTTGAAGGTCTCTCCCAACGTGATCTCTCTCGACGGCAAGCATGAGCCAACCGTAAGCGTGGATCTTACTGTAACCAATACGGGCAGCCTGGAGGGCGCAGAGGTAGTGCAACTCTACCTGGGTTTACCGTCAACCAATGTGGTCCCACAGCCGCCCAAGCAGTTGAAGGGCTTTCAGAAGGTGATGTTGAAGCCCGGTAAAGCAGCTCATGTGCATTTAGTGCTGGAGCCGCGCGCGCTGTCATATTGGGATGTGAAGAGCCATAGCTGGACCATAGCCCCTGGTGCCTACCAAATTATGCTGGGTTCTTCTTCACGTGACATCCGGTTGCAAGGCCAGTTCAACCTCAAAAGCAAGGCCGGAGAGTAG